A stretch of the Solanum dulcamara chromosome 6, daSolDulc1.2, whole genome shotgun sequence genome encodes the following:
- the LOC129893004 gene encoding aspartic proteinase nepenthesin-1-like, with amino-acid sequence MIFSNLLLVLENANSLSPLNSTYIMQARKRFMSLDPTKLPDPPMPSYTFTVYHRDVFEKSKFKDYDSLLENRFSRCHARASYLASIFESKNGAQGGEMRELVPKTTDVFYGSGEYVASFLLGTQMIKNYLLLDTGSDLVWWQCGPCEANKCYKQDQPLYDSTQSKAFRIIGCDRHGKRCRIVNPAYYCNLENFECRYDMQYGDNSQTKGFIADDVITFLVEHWPVRIRFGCSKDQTGELNFSSFASGIVGLGRDVPQGYSLPSQFGGNIMSLCLPSFNSGKGSVLSFHISKWPRATSAKLLFNYRYPSYYFINLYKVFINDREVPVSPSWWNFKQHMMSGGIFVDTGTSYTYFPRDFYTVFRYIFRAEVQDIPIAEIPVQPFDTCYKEDPNGRDLYFPVVKLYFGSVNSSTMLLLAQERVVVHYRGLYCLAFVGWDSERSILGMNQLQGVGLTFDTLANTLSFDIDACD; translated from the coding sequence ATGATTTTCTCAAATCTACTTCTTGTGTTGGAAAATGCAAATTCTCTATCACCCCTCAATTCAACTTACATTATGCAAGCTAGAAAAAGATTTATGTCTCTCGATCCGACTAAGCTTCCCGATCCTCCAATGCCATCCTATACTTTCACTGTTTACCATCGCGACGtatttgaaaaatcaaaattcaaggATTACGACTCATTGCTTGAAAATAGATTTTCTCGATGTCATGCTAGAGCAAGTTATTTAGCTTCAATTTTTGAATCCAAAAATGGTGCACAAGGAGGTGAAATGCGCGAGCTTGTCCCGAAAACAACGGATGTTTTCTATGGGAGTGGTGAGTATGTCGCGTCTTTTTTGCTTGGCACTCAAATGATCAAAAATTACTTGTTATTAGACACTGGAAGTGATTTAGTTTGGTGGCAATGTGGACCATGTGAAGCCAATAAGTGTTACAAACAAGATCAACCTCTATATGATTCTACTCAATCGAAAGCATTTCGAATAATCGGTTGCGATCGACATGGTAAAAGGTGCAGGATTGTGAATCCTGCCTATTATTGCAATCTAGAAAATTTTGAGTGTAGATATGATAtgcaatatggggataattcacAAACAAAAGGTTTTATAGCAGATGATGTGATTACTTTTCTCGTAGAACATTGGCCGGTTAGGATCAGATTTGGATGTAGCAAAGATCAAACTGGTGAACTAAATTTCAGTTCTTTCGCTTCTGGGATTGTTGGCCTTGGACGCGATGTGCCACAAGGATATTCGTTACCATCACAATTTGGGGGTAACATAATGTCTCTGTGTCTACCATCTTTTAATTCAGGAAAAGGATCAGTTTTGAGTTTCCATATTAGCAAGTGGCCAAGAGCAACATCagcaaaattattatttaattataggTACCcttcatattattttatcaacCTATATAAAGTTTTTATTAACGACAGGGAGGTTCCTGTGAGCCCCTCGTGGTGGAATTTTAAACAACATATGATGAGCGGTGGAATATTCGTGGATACAGGGACAAGTTATACCTATTTTCCTCGTGATTTTTATACTGTATTCCGTTACATATTTAGAGCAGAAGTGCAAGATATTCCCATAGCTGAAATTCCTGTCCAACCTTTCGATACTTGCTATAAGGAAGATCCAAATGGTCGTGATTTATACTTTCCTGTAGTGAAGTTGTACTTTGGGAGCGTAAACTCGAGTACAATGTTGCTTCTGGCACAAGAACGAGTTGTTGTGCACTATCGCGGGCTCTACTGCTTGGCTTTTGTTGGATGGGATAGTGAGAGGTCAATATTAGGCATGAATCAACTCCAAGGTGTAGGATTAACTTTTGATACTTTAGCAAATACTTTGTCATTTGACATAGATGCATGtgattaa
- the LOC129893006 gene encoding protein ASPARTIC PROTEASE IN GUARD CELL 1-like, producing the protein MPSYTFTVYHRDVFEKSKFKDYDSLLENRIARCHARASYLASVVESQNGAQGGEMRELVPKTTDAVYRSGEYVATFLIGTQMIKNYLLIDTGSDLVWWQCGPCEANKCYKQDQPLYDSTTSKTFRIIGCNRYNLRCRTVDPAFYCNQEIFECRYDMVYGDRVQTKCFIADDVITFNVDHRPVRITFGCSKDQTGEKKFSAFSAGILGLGRAVQYSSSQFGGHVMSMCLPTFHSGKGSVLCFHTSKWSRATSAKL; encoded by the coding sequence ATGCCATCCTATACTTTTACTGTTTACCATCGAGATGtatttgaaaaatcaaaattcaaggACTACGACTCGTTGCTTGAAAATAGGATTGCTCGATGTCATGCAAGAGCAAGTTATTTAGCTTCGGTTGTTGAATCTCAAAATGGTGCACAAGGAGGTGAGATGCGCGAACTGGTTCCAAAAACAACGGATGCTGTCTACAGGAGTGGTGAGTATGTCGCGACTTTTTTGATTGGCACTCAAATGATCAAAAACTACTTGCTAATAGACACTGGAAGTGATTTAGTTTGGTGGCAATGTGGACCATGTGAGGCCAATAAGTGTTACAAACAAGATCAACCTCTATATGATTCTACTACATCCAAAACATTTCGAATAATTGGTTGCAATCGATATAATTTAAGGTGCAGGACTGTGGATCCAGCCTTTTATTGTAATCAAGAAATTTTTGAGTGTAGATATGATATGGTATACGGGGATCGTGTGCAAACAAAATGTTTCATAGCAGATGACGTGATTACTTTTAATGTAGACCATCGACCTGTTAGGATCACATTTGGATGTAGCAAAGATCAAACTGGTGAAAAAAAATTCAGTGCTTTCTCTGCTGGGATTCTTGGCCTTGGTCGCGCTGTTCAATATTCTTCATCACAATTTGGAGGGCACGTAATGTCCATGTGTCTACCAACTTTTCATTCAGGAAAAGGATCAGTTCTTTGTTTCCATACAAGCAAGTGGTCAAGAGCAACATCAGCAAAACTGTAA